In the Carassius auratus strain Wakin chromosome 50, ASM336829v1, whole genome shotgun sequence genome, one interval contains:
- the LOC113066768 gene encoding apoptosis-enhancing nuclease-like, whose protein sequence is MSASPWRYSTSNGVDQNILSATNEETNTTSHQAKRRRKKNKLKKSTIEFHEVSCEQKRGRKRKSVELLVNKTECVKHRDVLDSMSEQSNHVQFKRPRITSHTLTGEAESAVSLSDSWEVDSGFSSESSPPTSGRSSPCVGIDHSRLVAMDCEMVGTGPGGKCNEVARCSIVNYYGSVVYDKYILPRHPVTDYRTRWSGIRKHHLQQAVAFEDAQNEIVDILTGKIIVGHALFNDFLVLDISIPPHLIRDTCSCRVLRELYDDTIGSNVSLKKLSWKLLNRTIQSGRMGHCSVEDARAAMDLYKLVEDQWEKDSSCPDHTSNSSNSLEHYMQDQYWPENIMDCSP, encoded by the exons ATGTCCGCTTCACCTTGGAGATACTCCACCAGCAATGGTGTGGACCAAAATATCTTGTCAGCCACCAACGAAGAAACAAACACCACTTCTCATCAAGCTAAAAGACGAAGGAAAAAGAATAAACTGAAAAAATCCACAATTGAATTCCACGAAGTGTCATGTGAACAAAAAAGGGGAAGGAAAAGAAAGTCAGTTGAGCTTCTAGTAAACAAGACTGAGTGTGTTAAACATAGAGATGTTTTGGATTCTATGTCTGAACAGTCAAATCATGTGCAATTTAAAAGGCCCAGAATAACCTCTCATACACTGACTGGTGAAGCTGAGTCTGCAGTATCACTCAGTGACAGCTGGGAGGTGGATAGTGGCTTTTCGTCTGAATCCAGCCCTCCCACTAGTGGCAGGAGTTCACCATGCGTGGGAATCGACCACTCTAGGCTTGTAGCTATGGACTGTGAAATGGTCGGGACAGGACCTGGTGGGAAGTGTAATGAAGTGGCACGCTGTAGTATAGTAAATTATTATGGTAGTGTGGtgtatgataaatatattttacctCGGCATCCGGTCACAGACTACCGCACAAGATGGAGTGGCATTAGGAAACATCATTTACAACAGGCAGTGGCTTTTGAGGATGCTCAGAATGAG attgttgaCATCCTCACAGGGAAAATAATTGTTGGCCATGCCTTATTTAATGACTTCTTGGTTCTTGACATCTCCATCCCACCACATTTGATTAGAGATACCTGTTCCTGCAGGGTGCTGCGAGAGTTGTATGATGACACCATTGGATCCAACGTCTCTTTGAAGAAACTTTCTTGGAAACTTCTCAATAGGACCATACAG TCTGGTAGAATGGGTCATTGCTCTGTAGAGGATGCTCGTGCTGCCATGGACCTGTACAAGCTGGTAGAGGACCAGTGGGAAAAGGATTCATCCTGTCCCGACCATACTTCAAACTCCAGCAACTCCCTCGAGCACTACATGCAGGACCAGTACTGGCCAGAAAATATAATGGACTGCAGCCCATAA